A section of the Marinoscillum sp. 108 genome encodes:
- a CDS encoding efflux RND transporter permease subunit, with protein MLNQIIKYFLENRLVTVLILIMLVAWGIVTSPFSWNTGFLPKDPVPVDAIPDIGENQQIVFTQWPGRSPQDIEDQISYPMTTYLLGIPGVKSIRSSSIFGFSMINIIFDEEIEFYWSRSRILEKLNSIPSGLLPDDVRPTLGPDATALGQVFWYTIEGRDKEGNVTGGWDLHEIRTVQDFYVKYGLNAVEGVSEVASIGGFVQEYQIDVNPDALKAYGIPLMKVMDAVRKSNRDVGAKTIEINQAEYLVRGLGYIKSVADIEKAVVSVQDNVPIRIKDVAVVSLGPAARRGALDKEGAEVVGGVVVARYGSNPLEVINNVKAKINEIAPGLPKKTLTDGTESQLTIVPFYDRTQLIHETIGTLETALSHEVLISIIVVLVLLLNLRASIIISSLLPVGVLMTFIVMRYTGVDANVVALSGIAIAIGVMVDVGIVFVENIIRYLEMPENHGVKGKDLLRVIYEATKEVASAITTALATTIVSFVPVFAMESAEGKLFKPLAFTKTYALLGSFVLGLVVLPTLAYFIFGIRYDKKNVRNIWNFTFITAGILLVVYTQMWLPGVLCLIGFNNMLESKWPERFKKFPEYINIALALFIASFFLAEEWMPLGVQTSLTVNYLFVLGLIGIILGALLSVVHFYEPILKWCLVNKGKFLLLPFFTILLGVVIWIGFGKSFGFLGDGIKETQAWKSLDKTFPGIGSEFMPSLNEGSFLLMPTSMPHAGMEQNRRVVGQLDMLVAQIPEVEMVVGKLGRVESALDPAPISMYENVINYKPEYVIDGEGHRKRFKVDGKGNFILKSGESLSNEEILAANISTSDLLPDLKGQYFRNWRESIKSPDDIWDEIVRVTKIPGVTSAPKLQPIETRLVMLQTGMRAPMGIKVYGPDLKTIQDFGFQLENILKDVHSVKSEAVFADRIVGKPYLHLNINRNEIARYGLSIEDVQQTIETAIGGMKITSTVEGRERFPVRVRYPRELRDDPESLGNILIPTPTGAQIPMKQLVDFEYVRGPQMIRSEETFLVGYVLFDKRAGFAEVDVVKASQEAILGKIDSGELIVPAGISYKFSGTYENQVRAIKRLSIVIPISLIVIFLLLYFQFKTVIASSIHFSGVFVAFAGGFIMLWLYGQDWFLDFSISDTNMRELFQMHPINLSVAVWVGFIALFGIATDDGVIMGTYIHQVFEERKPGTIPEVRAAVLEAGKKRVRPAMMTAAVAIIALLPVLSSTGKGSDIMVPMAIPTFGGMAIQIMTMFVVPILQAFWRETVINNQNRKLR; from the coding sequence ATGCTAAATCAAATCATAAAATATTTCCTTGAGAACCGTTTGGTGACGGTACTCATACTGATCATGCTGGTAGCGTGGGGGATTGTTACTTCCCCTTTTAGCTGGAATACAGGTTTTCTCCCAAAGGATCCGGTTCCTGTGGATGCGATTCCTGATATCGGTGAAAATCAGCAGATTGTGTTTACCCAATGGCCGGGACGCTCTCCACAGGACATTGAAGATCAGATTTCCTACCCAATGACCACTTATTTATTGGGTATCCCAGGAGTGAAATCGATCAGAAGTTCCTCCATTTTCGGGTTTTCAATGATCAATATCATCTTCGATGAAGAAATTGAATTTTATTGGTCTCGCTCCCGAATCCTTGAAAAGCTAAATTCGATTCCTTCAGGACTACTCCCTGATGACGTTCGACCCACCTTGGGTCCGGACGCGACTGCTTTGGGGCAAGTGTTTTGGTACACCATTGAAGGGCGTGATAAGGAAGGCAATGTTACCGGCGGCTGGGATTTGCATGAAATCAGAACGGTTCAGGACTTCTATGTGAAGTATGGCCTGAATGCGGTAGAAGGAGTTTCAGAAGTTGCTTCAATCGGTGGATTCGTTCAGGAATACCAGATCGATGTGAATCCAGATGCTTTAAAAGCCTACGGCATACCACTAATGAAGGTGATGGACGCTGTTCGCAAGTCGAATCGTGATGTAGGTGCCAAAACGATTGAAATCAACCAGGCAGAGTACCTGGTTAGAGGTTTAGGCTATATCAAATCAGTGGCCGACATAGAGAAGGCCGTGGTGTCAGTTCAGGACAATGTCCCTATCCGAATCAAGGATGTAGCAGTAGTATCCCTTGGGCCTGCAGCCCGCCGAGGAGCACTCGATAAGGAAGGTGCTGAAGTGGTTGGAGGTGTGGTGGTGGCCCGATACGGTTCCAATCCTTTGGAGGTGATCAATAATGTAAAGGCCAAGATCAATGAGATTGCTCCCGGCTTGCCGAAGAAAACATTAACAGATGGTACAGAATCTCAACTGACTATTGTTCCATTCTACGACCGCACTCAGTTGATCCATGAAACTATTGGTACGCTGGAAACAGCCTTATCTCATGAAGTGCTGATCAGCATCATCGTTGTGCTGGTGCTGCTACTCAATCTTCGTGCATCGATCATTATTTCGAGCCTGCTACCTGTAGGCGTATTGATGACATTCATAGTCATGCGATATACTGGTGTGGACGCTAATGTTGTCGCTCTTTCAGGAATAGCTATTGCCATTGGGGTAATGGTGGATGTAGGGATTGTTTTCGTGGAGAATATCATACGCTATCTGGAAATGCCTGAAAACCACGGAGTGAAAGGAAAAGACTTACTCCGGGTCATTTATGAGGCTACAAAAGAGGTAGCATCCGCTATTACAACCGCACTGGCTACAACAATTGTCAGCTTCGTCCCTGTTTTCGCTATGGAATCGGCAGAAGGCAAGCTCTTCAAGCCTTTGGCTTTCACAAAGACGTATGCCCTGCTTGGATCCTTTGTTCTTGGGCTTGTTGTGTTGCCCACGCTGGCTTATTTCATTTTCGGCATACGATACGACAAGAAGAACGTTCGGAACATCTGGAATTTCACTTTCATAACTGCCGGTATTCTGCTAGTAGTCTATACTCAAATGTGGCTTCCTGGGGTACTGTGCCTTATTGGTTTCAATAACATGCTGGAAAGCAAATGGCCAGAGCGATTTAAGAAATTCCCTGAGTATATCAATATAGCCTTGGCCCTGTTTATTGCCAGCTTCTTTCTCGCTGAAGAATGGATGCCTTTAGGTGTTCAAACCTCACTTACTGTGAACTATCTATTCGTACTGGGGCTCATTGGAATTATCCTGGGAGCACTATTGTCAGTCGTTCATTTTTATGAGCCCATTCTGAAATGGTGTCTGGTTAACAAAGGCAAATTCTTGTTGCTTCCGTTCTTCACTATTCTGCTGGGTGTTGTCATCTGGATTGGATTTGGTAAATCCTTTGGGTTCTTAGGGGATGGGATAAAGGAAACCCAAGCCTGGAAATCGCTGGATAAAACCTTTCCGGGTATCGGATCGGAATTTATGCCTTCATTGAACGAAGGAAGCTTTCTGCTTATGCCTACCTCCATGCCTCATGCAGGGATGGAACAAAACCGAAGGGTGGTTGGACAGCTCGACATGTTAGTGGCTCAAATCCCGGAAGTGGAAATGGTGGTGGGAAAGCTTGGCAGAGTGGAGTCAGCGCTTGATCCTGCACCTATCTCCATGTATGAAAATGTTATCAACTATAAGCCGGAGTATGTCATTGATGGAGAAGGTCATCGCAAGCGATTTAAGGTAGATGGGAAAGGAAATTTCATATTAAAATCAGGTGAGTCGTTGTCCAATGAGGAAATCCTGGCTGCTAATATCTCCACTTCTGATCTTCTCCCTGACCTCAAAGGACAATACTTCCGAAACTGGAGGGAATCAATTAAATCTCCAGACGACATCTGGGATGAGATAGTCCGGGTGACTAAAATACCAGGCGTGACTTCAGCTCCAAAATTGCAGCCCATAGAGACACGATTGGTGATGCTTCAGACAGGCATGCGAGCACCCATGGGAATCAAAGTGTATGGTCCTGACTTAAAGACCATTCAGGATTTTGGTTTCCAACTTGAGAACATTCTTAAAGACGTTCATTCCGTAAAATCAGAAGCGGTGTTTGCTGATCGAATTGTGGGCAAGCCTTATCTGCACTTAAATATCAATAGGAATGAAATCGCCCGATACGGACTTAGCATTGAGGATGTACAGCAGACTATCGAAACGGCAATAGGGGGCATGAAAATCACCTCTACAGTGGAAGGGCGTGAGCGTTTTCCTGTAAGGGTGAGATACCCACGGGAGTTACGTGATGATCCCGAATCACTTGGCAACATTCTGATCCCCACACCTACTGGTGCTCAAATCCCCATGAAGCAGCTGGTGGATTTTGAATATGTCAGAGGACCACAAATGATTCGTAGTGAGGAGACGTTTCTGGTTGGCTATGTGCTGTTTGATAAACGAGCAGGTTTTGCGGAGGTGGATGTGGTAAAGGCCTCTCAAGAGGCTATTCTGGGTAAAATTGATTCAGGTGAATTGATTGTTCCGGCCGGAATTAGCTACAAATTCTCAGGAACCTACGAAAATCAGGTGCGCGCCATCAAGCGGCTATCTATTGTGATACCAATCAGTTTGATTGTCATCTTCCTACTGCTCTACTTCCAGTTCAAGACGGTCATTGCCTCATCAATCCATTTCTCAGGCGTATTTGTGGCATTTGCAGGAGGTTTTATCATGCTCTGGCTGTACGGTCAGGATTGGTTCCTGGATTTCTCCATTTCAGACACCAACATGCGAGAGCTATTTCAGATGCACCCCATTAATCTGAGTGTAGCGGTTTGGGTAGGCTTCATAGCACTTTTTGGAATCGCCACAGACGATGGAGTGATCATGGGAACGTACATCCATCAGGTATTTGAGGAACGGAAGCCAGGTACCATACCTGAGGTAAGAGCAGCGGTACTTGAAGCCGGTAAAAAACGAGTACGCCCTGCGATGATGACTGCCGCGGTGGCAATAATCGCCTTGCTTCCGG
- a CDS encoding PAS domain S-box protein, translated as MKRLAKHNLINYLQGIFDHSLHGIAMVDDTGIPFLVNARLCQIIGYSETELTSMSFGQFTHPEDVDRDLKLFEQLRKNEIDHYSIEKRYISKAGHVTPVKIHVTPVKSTKEGPWHAIALIEDISIQEKTSKKIKAANQRAKDLNNLMEETWEIAKIGSWEANLETKEVIWSKPIYKIHGVPFGEAIDMDKAFGFFHPDYRAAAQEIIAKCIETKGAWNVDLKIIARDGAEKWVKTIGQPVSHNDIMLGLRGILQDITEVKEANIKLALYNSTLEETVSERTRQLENVNKELEAFAYSVSHDLRAPLRAIDGFSNALTEDYLDILPDTAQRYLTRISDNSTRMGKLIDSLLSFSRLSRSQTSFQSFGLEERIDSIIHSIDPPIHCKITKENLGDVYGDRMLLDHVFQNLLSNAIKYSSRESAPKVHIKQISHQDSDEIIISDNGVGFDMAYYDQLFSIFQRLHTETEFEGSGVGLALCQKIILKHHGKIWAESKVGEGSTFCVSLPKKSIDNQLY; from the coding sequence TTGAAACGCCTCGCTAAACATAACCTCATTAATTATCTCCAGGGAATCTTTGATCACTCCCTTCATGGTATCGCTATGGTGGATGACACGGGTATTCCGTTTCTTGTCAATGCCAGACTTTGTCAGATTATAGGTTATTCAGAAACCGAGCTTACCTCTATGAGCTTTGGCCAATTCACTCATCCTGAGGACGTGGACAGAGACCTTAAACTTTTTGAACAACTCAGAAAAAATGAAATAGATCATTACTCAATTGAGAAAAGGTACATCTCGAAAGCAGGCCATGTGACACCTGTGAAAATACACGTGACACCTGTAAAAAGTACAAAAGAAGGTCCATGGCATGCCATTGCGCTGATAGAAGATATTTCCATCCAAGAGAAAACAAGTAAAAAAATAAAAGCGGCGAATCAGCGGGCAAAAGACCTGAACAACCTGATGGAGGAGACCTGGGAAATCGCCAAAATTGGCTCCTGGGAGGCGAATCTGGAGACCAAAGAAGTTATTTGGAGTAAGCCCATCTATAAAATCCATGGGGTACCCTTCGGAGAGGCCATTGATATGGATAAGGCATTTGGTTTTTTTCACCCGGACTATAGAGCCGCTGCCCAGGAAATCATAGCTAAATGTATAGAAACGAAAGGCGCCTGGAATGTCGACCTCAAAATAATCGCCAGGGACGGTGCTGAAAAATGGGTAAAAACGATTGGCCAACCTGTTTCCCACAATGATATAATGCTAGGGCTAAGAGGGATCCTCCAGGACATCACGGAGGTGAAAGAAGCCAATATTAAGTTGGCGCTTTATAATTCAACACTCGAAGAAACAGTCAGCGAACGTACCAGACAACTTGAGAATGTCAATAAAGAGCTGGAGGCCTTTGCCTACTCCGTATCACACGATCTGAGGGCGCCACTCAGAGCCATCGACGGGTTCTCCAATGCCCTGACTGAGGACTACCTGGATATTCTTCCAGATACAGCCCAACGCTACCTGACCCGAATTTCTGACAACAGTACCCGAATGGGTAAACTCATTGATTCGCTGCTCAGCTTCAGCAGGCTCTCCCGATCCCAGACATCATTTCAAAGTTTCGGACTGGAGGAAAGAATCGATTCAATTATCCACAGCATTGACCCACCCATACATTGTAAAATCACAAAGGAAAATCTGGGTGATGTCTATGGAGACCGCATGCTCCTTGACCATGTTTTTCAAAACCTACTTTCTAATGCCATCAAATATTCATCCCGGGAAAGTGCCCCCAAAGTTCACATTAAGCAGATCTCTCATCAAGATTCGGATGAAATCATCATTTCCGATAATGGAGTAGGATTTGATATGGCATACTACGACCAACTATTTAGTATTTTTCAAAGACTCCATACCGAAACGGAATTTGAAGGATCAGGAGTAGGTCTCGCACTGTGCCAAAAAATCATATTGAAACACCATGGTAAGATATGGGCTGAAAGTAAAGTCGGAGAAGGCAGCACTTTTTGTGTGTCGCTACCCAAGAAAAGTATTGATAATCAATTATATTAG
- a CDS encoding response regulator — protein sequence MDIRENQYDTVVLVEDNPDDAELTMRSLNSLQLGNQIIWLKDGAEAINYLFGQQPDQSRRVSNRPKLILLDLKLPKVNGIEVLKRIKSDDQMKTVPVVVMTSSNESVDLRTCYELGVNSFVTKPINYQEFIEATKNIGLYWLLVNQVPN from the coding sequence ATGGATATAAGAGAAAATCAATACGATACAGTGGTTCTGGTAGAAGATAACCCTGACGATGCAGAGCTGACCATGAGGTCTCTCAACTCATTGCAACTCGGCAATCAGATCATTTGGCTGAAAGATGGAGCAGAAGCCATTAACTATCTTTTTGGCCAACAACCAGACCAATCACGTAGAGTATCTAACCGACCTAAACTCATCCTACTGGATCTCAAGCTCCCAAAAGTAAATGGTATTGAAGTTTTGAAAAGAATAAAGTCAGATGACCAGATGAAAACTGTGCCCGTGGTGGTAATGACTTCATCTAATGAATCTGTGGACCTAAGGACTTGCTATGAGCTCGGTGTGAACAGCTTCGTCACCAAGCCCATCAATTATCAAGAATTTATAGAAGCCACCAAAAATATTGGCTTATACTGGCTACTGGTCAATCAGGTGCCTAATTAA